In a single window of the Paenibacillus sp. MMS20-IR301 genome:
- the xerD gene encoding site-specific tyrosine recombinase XerD, producing the protein MESHLEPFIQYLSGDKGLSSSTLESYGRDVTQFLEFMEERGTAGLEEMNRTHIMLYLGSLRGAGKAAATVNRNTVSLRAYFHFLLKERLIGQDPTLDMESIKPSKKPPMILSIEEIERLLAVPDEAAPQGMRDKTMLELLYATGIRVTELISLDVHDVNTELRFARCSAASGKERVVPIGMLAAECVVRYISGMRDKLLRGNREEKALFLNSLGGRLTRQGFWKIIKKHAREAGIEQDITPHTLRHSFAAHLLEGGADLRSVQQMLGHSDISTTQIYSGIARRNMKEVYESHHPRAK; encoded by the coding sequence ATGGAATCACACTTGGAGCCGTTTATACAGTATTTGTCCGGAGACAAAGGGTTGTCTTCCAGCACGCTTGAATCCTACGGAAGGGATGTCACGCAGTTTCTGGAGTTTATGGAGGAGCGCGGCACTGCCGGGCTGGAAGAGATGAACAGAACGCATATTATGCTCTATCTCGGGTCTTTGCGCGGAGCAGGCAAGGCTGCGGCAACGGTAAACCGGAATACGGTTTCGCTGCGGGCCTATTTTCATTTTTTGCTGAAGGAACGGCTGATCGGGCAAGACCCGACACTGGATATGGAGTCTATCAAGCCAAGCAAGAAACCGCCGATGATTCTTAGCATTGAAGAAATCGAGCGTCTGCTGGCTGTTCCGGATGAAGCTGCCCCCCAAGGAATGCGCGATAAAACGATGCTGGAGCTGCTCTATGCAACCGGCATCCGTGTAACCGAGCTGATCTCGCTGGACGTGCACGATGTGAATACAGAGCTGAGATTTGCCCGCTGCAGCGCAGCCTCCGGCAAGGAGCGGGTGGTGCCGATCGGGATGCTTGCGGCAGAATGTGTAGTCCGTTATATCTCCGGTATGAGGGACAAGCTGCTGCGGGGGAACCGGGAGGAGAAGGCGCTGTTCCTCAACAGTCTGGGCGGACGTCTGACCCGCCAGGGCTTTTGGAAGATTATTAAGAAGCATGCCCGGGAAGCCGGTATAGAGCAGGACATCACACCGCATACTTTAAGGCATTCCTTCGCTGCGCATCTGCTGGAAGGCGGGGCAGACCTGCGCTCGGTGCAGCAGATGCTGGGCCATTCCGATATTTCAACAACGCAGATCTATAGCGGGATTGCCCGCAGGAACATGAAGGAAGTCTATGAAAGCCATCATCCCCGGGCCAAATAA
- a CDS encoding NUDIX hydrolase: MKKDEINRNPALDEETISTQPIFSGNIISLQVDTVKLPDGNTATREVVKHPGAVAVLALNNGKMLVVEQYRQPMHRTEVEIPAGKLDKGEDPLAAAGRELQEETGFHSGSLKLLKSFYTSPGFADEIIHLYVTEDAEAGEMALDEDEFLEVSELTLEEAYQYIADGRIADAKTMMAVYAWHLYTLTGQWH; this comes from the coding sequence ATGAAAAAAGATGAAATTAACCGCAACCCCGCATTGGATGAAGAAACTATTTCAACACAGCCGATATTTAGCGGGAATATTATCTCGCTGCAGGTGGATACGGTGAAGCTGCCGGATGGCAATACAGCAACCCGCGAGGTTGTGAAGCACCCTGGAGCCGTAGCAGTTCTTGCCCTGAATAACGGGAAAATGCTGGTCGTTGAGCAGTACCGCCAGCCGATGCACCGGACAGAGGTCGAGATTCCTGCAGGCAAGCTGGATAAGGGCGAAGATCCGCTGGCCGCTGCGGGCCGGGAGCTGCAGGAGGAGACCGGATTCCACAGCGGCAGCCTGAAGCTGCTGAAGTCATTTTATACCTCGCCCGGTTTCGCCGATGAAATCATTCACCTCTATGTGACAGAGGATGCGGAGGCGGGAGAGATGGCGCTGGACGAGGATGAGTTCCTGGAAGTTTCCGAGCTGACACTGGAAGAAGCCTATCAGTATATTGCAGATGGACGGATTGCCGATGCCAAAACGATGATGGCTGTCTATGCCTGGCATCTCTATACGCTGACCGGACAATGGCACTAG
- a CDS encoding pyrimidine-nucleoside phosphorylase gives MRAVDLIQKKRDGGELSREEIAFLIQGYSRGEIPDYQISAWAMAVYFRGMNARETGDLTMEMAMSGDQVDLSPIAGIKVDKHSTGGVGDKTTVVLAPLVAAAGVPVAKMSGRGLGHTGGTLDKLESITGFSVEMDRERFFTQVGEIGAAVIGQSGNITPADKKLYALRDVTATVESIPLIASSVMSKKIAAGADAIVLDVKTGSGAFMKTLEDSIALAQAMVDIGTHLGRNTVAVISDMDQPLGFGIGNALEIKEGIETLQGRGPKDLQEVCLILGSQMLVLGGKAKDETQAREMLLAHIEDGSALEKFKQMVSAQGGDATQVESPDTLPAAQKFIEVKAASAGYVESIQAEEIGVAAMLLGAGRETKESVIDLAVGIQLALKVGDAVAAGDTLAVLHVNGASESKVQEAEAKVLEAYRISTQPVPPQPLVFALVTKDGVTRY, from the coding sequence ATGCGCGCTGTAGATCTGATTCAGAAGAAAAGAGACGGTGGAGAGCTGAGCCGTGAGGAAATTGCTTTCCTGATCCAAGGCTACAGCAGAGGCGAGATTCCGGATTACCAGATTTCTGCCTGGGCAATGGCCGTGTATTTCCGGGGCATGAATGCGCGGGAAACCGGCGATCTGACGATGGAAATGGCGATGTCCGGTGATCAGGTAGATCTTAGCCCGATTGCCGGGATTAAAGTAGACAAACATTCCACCGGCGGTGTAGGTGATAAGACAACCGTTGTCCTCGCACCGCTCGTCGCCGCAGCCGGAGTTCCGGTTGCCAAAATGTCCGGCCGCGGCCTCGGCCACACCGGCGGCACACTCGACAAGCTGGAGTCGATCACCGGGTTCTCCGTGGAGATGGACCGTGAACGCTTCTTCACGCAGGTGGGGGAGATCGGTGCAGCTGTTATCGGCCAGTCCGGCAACATCACGCCTGCTGACAAGAAGCTGTATGCGCTGCGCGACGTAACCGCCACCGTTGAATCGATTCCGCTGATTGCCAGCTCCGTGATGAGCAAGAAGATTGCTGCAGGGGCTGACGCTATCGTACTTGATGTGAAGACAGGCAGCGGCGCGTTCATGAAGACGCTGGAAGATTCCATTGCGCTGGCTCAGGCGATGGTCGATATCGGTACGCATCTTGGCCGTAACACAGTCGCTGTAATCAGCGACATGGACCAGCCGCTGGGCTTCGGCATCGGCAATGCGCTGGAGATCAAGGAAGGCATCGAGACGCTGCAGGGCCGCGGGCCGAAGGATCTGCAGGAGGTCTGCCTCATTCTGGGCAGCCAGATGCTGGTGCTCGGCGGCAAAGCGAAGGACGAGACGCAAGCCCGCGAGATGCTGCTGGCTCACATTGAGGACGGCAGCGCGCTGGAGAAGTTCAAGCAGATGGTATCCGCGCAAGGCGGCGACGCCACGCAGGTTGAGTCTCCGGATACCCTGCCGGCGGCGCAGAAATTCATCGAAGTGAAGGCTGCATCAGCGGGGTATGTCGAGAGCATTCAGGCAGAAGAGATCGGCGTAGCCGCGATGCTGCTTGGCGCCGGACGGGAGACGAAGGAATCCGTCATTGATCTGGCTGTCGGCATCCAGCTGGCGCTGAAGGTCGGCGATGCTGTCGCCGCAGGCGATACGCTGGCCGTACTGCATGTGAACGGTGCCAGCGAGAGCAAGGTGCAGGAAGCGGAAGCCAAAGTGCTGGAAGCTTACCGCATCTCCACGCAGCCGGTTCCGCCGCAGCCGCTCGTATTTGCACTGGTGACTAAAGATGGCGTGACCCGCTACTAA
- the spoIIM gene encoding stage II sporulation protein M gives MRSLRLMMKEQTPLYIFVAVLFLVGVVFGALIVSALTLDQQQELGDYLGNFFMTIDQQGLPAAEDSYWSIAAFNLKWIGLIWILGLSVIGLPGILILDFLKGVLIGFTVGCLVSQYSWHGMLFALVSVAPHNLVLIPVLLVCSAAAIAFSLLMIRSRVLSQQRRTTVTRPFLMYTLLSFGMALLVMGISGFEAWVTPAMMRWVTPLLVGNA, from the coding sequence ATGCGCAGTTTAAGGCTGATGATGAAGGAGCAGACGCCTCTTTATATTTTTGTCGCGGTATTATTTCTGGTGGGGGTCGTCTTCGGCGCGCTTATTGTCAGTGCACTGACGCTGGATCAGCAGCAGGAGCTGGGGGATTATCTGGGCAATTTCTTCATGACCATCGACCAGCAGGGGCTGCCGGCAGCTGAGGACTCCTACTGGAGCATCGCCGCCTTCAATCTGAAATGGATCGGGTTGATCTGGATTCTGGGCCTGTCTGTAATCGGCCTCCCGGGAATTCTGATCCTGGATTTCCTCAAAGGCGTGCTGATCGGCTTCACCGTCGGCTGTCTTGTCAGCCAGTATTCCTGGCACGGGATGCTGTTTGCCCTGGTGTCCGTTGCCCCGCATAATCTGGTGCTGATTCCGGTGCTGCTCGTCTGCAGCGCAGCTGCGATAGCCTTCTCTCTCCTGATGATCCGCAGCCGGGTGCTGAGCCAGCAGCGGCGGACTACGGTGACCCGGCCTTTTCTCATGTATACGTTACTGTCTTTCGGGATGGCGCTGCTGGTTATGGGAATCTCCGGGTTTGAAGCTTGGGTGACGCCGGCGATGATGCGGTGGGTGACGCCTTTGCTGGTAGGAAATGCTTGA
- a CDS encoding DUF4227 family protein: MIVSLPKTVRRLYFMALLVTLSCVLYYVMSWVSVWISPAQQEDIPEGTAVRAFYDAGGTDEGLSAGQRLRLYYWYGE, encoded by the coding sequence ATGATTGTTTCTTTGCCCAAAACCGTGCGGAGGCTGTATTTCATGGCTTTGCTGGTTACGCTGAGCTGTGTGCTGTATTATGTTATGAGCTGGGTCAGTGTGTGGATTAGTCCGGCGCAGCAGGAGGATATACCGGAAGGCACAGCCGTCCGGGCGTTTTATGATGCCGGGGGTACGGATGAGGGTCTCAGTGCAGGGCAGCGTCTGCGTTTATATTATTGGTACGGGGAGTAA
- a CDS encoding endonuclease Q family protein, translated as MALERKLRSYYCDLHVHIGRTSEGQAVKISGSRDLTFAGIAKEAAERKGIELIGIIDSHSPGVLRDIRGALESGEMTVAEGGGITYRGTTIILGTEIEIREPGRRECHVLAFMPDLQAMEAFSGWMSAHMRNVNLSSQRLYAPSRTLQEEITGRGGLLIPAHIFTPHKGLYGCAAERMAELFDLEGIAAVELGLSADSEMAGYIPELDPYSFLTNSDAHSLGKIGREYNVIELQQPSFAELKLALERSQGRRVSANFGLNPRLGKYHRTYCGCCGSIIDEAYATTGRCPYCGSTKLVKGVLDRILDIAGREQPLIPDHRPPYHYQVPLEFNPGLGKRKLDMLLQAFGTEMNILHKADEASLAAVAGTELAAQIVLARTGQLMLSAGGGGTYGKVVKPQS; from the coding sequence ATGGCACTAGAGCGTAAGCTGCGCAGCTATTACTGCGATCTGCATGTGCATATCGGGCGGACCTCAGAGGGACAAGCGGTCAAAATCAGCGGCAGCCGTGATCTCACCTTCGCCGGGATTGCCAAGGAGGCAGCGGAGCGCAAGGGGATTGAGCTGATCGGCATCATTGACAGCCATTCTCCGGGCGTGCTGCGTGATATCCGCGGAGCGCTTGAGTCCGGTGAGATGACAGTTGCGGAAGGCGGCGGCATTACCTACCGGGGGACAACCATTATTCTGGGAACCGAGATTGAGATCCGCGAGCCCGGGCGCCGGGAGTGCCATGTGCTCGCCTTCATGCCGGATCTTCAGGCGATGGAGGCGTTCAGCGGCTGGATGAGCGCCCATATGCGCAATGTCAATCTCAGCTCACAGCGCCTCTATGCACCGTCCCGGACGCTCCAGGAGGAGATAACGGGCCGGGGCGGACTGCTGATTCCGGCGCATATTTTCACGCCGCACAAAGGACTGTACGGCTGTGCGGCGGAGCGGATGGCGGAATTGTTTGATCTGGAGGGCATTGCTGCAGTGGAACTGGGTCTCAGCGCCGACTCGGAGATGGCCGGGTATATTCCGGAGCTTGATCCGTACAGCTTCCTGACCAATTCCGATGCCCATTCCCTCGGTAAAATCGGCCGCGAGTATAATGTGATTGAGCTGCAGCAGCCGTCCTTCGCTGAGCTGAAGCTCGCGCTGGAACGCTCGCAAGGGCGCCGGGTCAGCGCCAACTTCGGGCTGAATCCGCGGCTCGGGAAATACCACCGCACCTATTGCGGCTGCTGCGGCAGCATTATTGACGAGGCTTACGCCACAACGGGTCGCTGTCCGTATTGCGGCAGCACGAAGCTGGTCAAAGGCGTGCTGGACCGGATCCTGGATATTGCCGGCCGGGAGCAGCCGCTCATTCCGGATCACCGTCCGCCGTACCATTACCAGGTGCCGCTGGAGTTTAATCCCGGGCTCGGCAAGCGTAAGCTGGACATGCTGCTGCAGGCTTTTGGCACAGAGATGAATATTCTGCACAAGGCGGATGAGGCGTCGCTTGCTGCAGTAGCCGGAACAGAGCTGGCGGCGCAGATTGTGCTGGCCCGGACGGGGCAGCTGATGCTCTCGGCCGGAGGCGGAGGGACATACGGCAAGGTGGTTAAGCCGCAGTCTTAG
- a CDS encoding Fur family transcriptional regulator, with protein sequence MEARIDKIKQQLQSQGYKLTPQREATLRVLLENEDDHLSAEDVFMLVKEKAPEIGLATVYRTLELLSELHVVEKINFGDGVARYDLRTDTAKHHHHHLICVQCGTMDEIREDWLGPLEERLEKDYNFTVLDHRLDFHGICHRCKEKNPPEGNTPE encoded by the coding sequence ATGGAAGCCCGGATAGACAAGATTAAGCAACAACTACAATCCCAAGGATACAAGCTTACACCTCAACGGGAAGCGACCTTAAGAGTTCTCCTGGAGAACGAGGATGATCACTTAAGCGCTGAAGATGTATTCATGCTGGTGAAAGAAAAGGCTCCCGAGATCGGTCTCGCTACCGTATATCGTACCCTGGAATTGCTCAGTGAGCTTCATGTTGTAGAGAAGATCAATTTCGGCGACGGTGTTGCCCGCTACGACCTGCGTACGGATACTGCGAAGCATCATCATCATCATCTGATTTGTGTACAATGCGGAACCATGGATGAGATTCGCGAGGATTGGCTGGGCCCGCTGGAAGAGCGGCTGGAGAAGGATTATAATTTTACGGTGCTTGATCATAGACTTGATTTTCACGGAATATGCCACCGCTGCAAGGAGAAGAATCCTCCGGAAGGCAATACTCCCGAATAA
- a CDS encoding purine-nucleoside phosphorylase — MTQATVPYGAQVKEAAAYIQSRLGSYKPGIGLILGSGLGDLGDQIEDAIYLPYEEIPHFPRSTVEGHAGRFVIGKLEGKDVIIMQGRFHYYEGYEMRKVVLPVYAMAKLGVGTLVITNAGGGMNKAFSAGDLMLITDHLNLTGDNPLIGPNDPELGVRFPDMSKAYDPEYIALAKKLASGIKGVDGKALVLQEGIYAGISGPTYETPAELNMLAYYGGDAVGMSTVPEVIVASHSRLRVLGITCITDMAVGDELEPLTHEQVVKVANLTKPKFIGLIRAFVREVGL; from the coding sequence ATGACTCAAGCAACTGTCCCGTATGGCGCGCAGGTCAAAGAAGCCGCTGCATATATTCAGTCCCGATTAGGCTCTTATAAGCCGGGCATCGGGCTCATTCTCGGCTCCGGCCTTGGTGATCTGGGTGACCAGATCGAGGATGCTATCTACCTGCCCTACGAAGAAATCCCCCATTTCCCTCGATCCACAGTAGAAGGACATGCCGGACGGTTCGTCATCGGCAAGCTGGAAGGCAAGGATGTTATCATCATGCAGGGCCGTTTCCACTATTACGAAGGCTACGAGATGCGTAAGGTGGTGCTGCCGGTATACGCAATGGCTAAGCTGGGTGTAGGGACACTGGTGATCACCAATGCAGGCGGAGGGATGAACAAAGCCTTCAGCGCCGGCGATCTTATGCTGATTACCGACCATCTCAATTTGACCGGTGATAACCCGCTGATCGGACCGAATGATCCGGAGCTCGGAGTACGATTCCCGGATATGTCTAAGGCTTATGATCCTGAATATATTGCCCTGGCCAAGAAGCTGGCGTCTGGAATTAAGGGCGTGGACGGCAAAGCCCTTGTACTGCAAGAGGGGATCTATGCCGGTATCAGCGGTCCAACTTATGAAACTCCGGCTGAGCTGAATATGCTGGCGTACTATGGCGGCGATGCCGTCGGGATGTCTACGGTGCCTGAAGTAATCGTAGCCAGCCACAGCAGGCTGCGCGTACTCGGCATTACCTGTATCACCGATATGGCGGTCGGGGATGAGCTCGAGCCGCTGACCCATGAGCAGGTAGTCAAAGTGGCTAACCTGACCAAACCGAAATTTATCGGCCTGATCCGGGCCTTTGTCCGTGAGGTGGGGCTATAA
- the prli42 gene encoding stressosome-associated protein Prli42 has protein sequence MQQKKWFRIFIYVMLIAIIGSTLLVVIEPFLAG, from the coding sequence ATGCAACAGAAAAAATGGTTCCGCATCTTTATCTACGTTATGCTGATCGCCATAATTGGCTCTACTCTGCTGGTTGTAATCGAGCCGTTCCTGGCCGGTTAA
- the deoB gene encoding phosphopentomutase: MSSFKRIGFIVLDSVGIGEAPDAANFGDTGSHTLGHILERVPGLKLPNLQKLGLANIAPLPPLEPVDAPAGYYGKMQEVSVGKDTMTGHWELMGLKIEVPFNTYFDGFPAELIEKFEAATGRKVIGNKPASGTEILVEYGEEQMKTGAWIVYTSADSVFQLAAHEDIIPLDELYAACAIARELTMAPEFSVGRVIARPYVGEPGKFVRTPNRHDYAVKPPEPTVMNALEDIGKDVIAVGKINDIFTGEGVTASYPTKSNEHGIQITIDELRKPFDGFLFTNLVDFDSLYGHRRDPEGYGRALEVFDEALPELLSTLGEDDLLIISADHGNDPIHAGTDHTREYVPLLVYSPRFKNPGSLGIRQTFSDVAATIADNFGAKAPQYGTSFLSELI, encoded by the coding sequence ATGTCCTCATTTAAACGCATCGGATTTATTGTTCTGGATAGTGTAGGTATCGGCGAAGCGCCGGATGCCGCTAATTTTGGAGATACGGGTTCCCATACACTGGGCCACATTCTGGAGCGGGTTCCCGGACTTAAGCTGCCTAATCTGCAGAAGCTGGGGCTGGCCAATATCGCTCCGCTGCCGCCGCTTGAACCGGTAGACGCACCAGCAGGCTATTACGGAAAAATGCAGGAGGTCTCTGTAGGCAAAGATACCATGACCGGCCACTGGGAGCTGATGGGGCTGAAGATCGAGGTGCCTTTTAATACTTATTTTGACGGATTCCCTGCAGAATTGATCGAGAAATTTGAAGCAGCCACCGGCCGCAAGGTCATCGGCAACAAGCCGGCATCCGGCACGGAGATTCTTGTAGAATACGGCGAAGAGCAGATGAAGACCGGGGCATGGATCGTGTATACTTCGGCAGACAGCGTATTCCAGCTGGCCGCACACGAAGATATCATTCCGCTGGACGAGCTGTATGCGGCCTGTGCAATTGCACGTGAGCTGACGATGGCTCCGGAATTCTCCGTAGGCCGTGTTATTGCCCGCCCTTATGTCGGGGAGCCTGGAAAATTCGTGCGTACGCCGAACCGTCATGACTATGCGGTGAAGCCGCCGGAGCCGACGGTGATGAATGCGCTTGAGGATATCGGTAAAGATGTGATTGCTGTAGGTAAAATCAATGATATTTTCACCGGTGAAGGGGTTACCGCTTCCTATCCGACGAAGAGCAACGAGCACGGCATCCAGATTACAATTGATGAGCTGCGCAAGCCGTTTGACGGCTTCCTGTTCACGAACCTCGTAGACTTTGATTCCCTTTACGGCCACCGCCGTGATCCTGAAGGCTATGGACGTGCGCTGGAAGTGTTCGATGAGGCGCTGCCGGAGCTGCTCTCCACGCTGGGTGAGGATGATCTGCTGATTATCTCTGCCGACCATGGTAACGACCCGATTCATGCCGGAACGGATCATACCCGCGAGTATGTGCCGCTGCTGGTCTACAGCCCAAGATTCAAGAATCCGGGCAGCCTCGGCATCCGCCAGACCTTCTCTGATGTAGCGGCGACAATCGCTGATAACTTTGGTGCGAAGGCTCCGCAGTACGGGACAAGCTTTTTGTCTGAATTAATATAA
- a CDS encoding purine-nucleoside phosphorylase: protein MTAVTQNHIQEAAVYIKDKCTVAPEIGLILGSGLGVLADLITDEVVIPYNEIPHFPVSTVEGHEGELLIGMIEGRRVVMMKGRFHMYEGYGPETTAFPVRVMKELGVTSLLVTNAAGGVNTDFTPGDLMLITDHLNLTGRNPLIGPNDNALGVRFPDMSTAYSPRLIAAAKEAAAALNFEFKEGVYAGLLGPNYETPAEIVMLRRQGADAVGMSTVSETIVARHAGIEVLGISCITNMAAGILEQPLNHAEVMETAERVREHFLKLVLAFIPKM, encoded by the coding sequence ATGACCGCCGTAACCCAAAACCATATTCAAGAAGCAGCAGTTTACATTAAAGATAAATGTACCGTAGCCCCTGAGATCGGGCTGATCCTCGGCTCCGGCCTCGGCGTACTGGCCGATCTGATTACGGATGAAGTAGTAATTCCTTACAACGAAATCCCGCATTTCCCGGTGTCCACGGTAGAAGGGCATGAAGGAGAGCTGCTGATCGGTATGATCGAAGGCCGCCGCGTGGTGATGATGAAGGGCCGCTTCCACATGTATGAAGGGTATGGCCCGGAGACGACCGCCTTCCCGGTACGTGTAATGAAGGAGCTTGGCGTAACCAGCCTGCTCGTAACCAATGCTGCCGGAGGGGTCAATACAGACTTTACTCCAGGCGATCTGATGCTGATTACCGATCATCTGAACCTGACCGGCCGCAACCCGCTGATCGGCCCGAATGATAACGCGCTGGGTGTACGGTTCCCGGATATGTCCACAGCTTACAGCCCGCGTCTGATTGCAGCCGCCAAAGAAGCTGCCGCAGCACTGAACTTCGAGTTCAAGGAAGGCGTATACGCCGGCCTGCTGGGACCGAACTATGAGACTCCGGCTGAAATCGTCATGCTGCGCCGCCAGGGAGCAGATGCTGTAGGGATGTCCACGGTCTCTGAGACGATTGTGGCCCGTCATGCCGGAATTGAAGTGCTGGGCATCTCCTGTATTACCAATATGGCCGCGGGCATTCTTGAACAGCCGCTGAACCATGCTGAGGTTATGGAAACAGCGGAGCGTGTGCGTGAGCACTTCCTGAAGCTGGTACTGGCTTTTATTCCGAAAATGTAG
- a CDS encoding M20/M25/M40 family metallo-hydrolase, producing MISRDRLINEFMELVRIDSETRNERQIADVLKDKFSALGLTATEDDSEERTGHGAGNLFVTWPADSGTAAPKLLFTCHMDTVVPGQSIKPSLGEDGWITSDGTTILGADDKAGLAALFEAIRVIQEQKLPHGQIQFVITAGEESGLMGARAMDPSHLDADFGFALDSNGEVGAIAIAAPAQARVTMQIFGKSAHAGVNPEDGISAIQVASKAISAMKLGRIDNETTANIGKFAGGGPTNVVCDHVQLDAEARSIVQEKVELQIASMREALETTAREHGAQSEFRSEIIYPAFSFNEHDPVVQLADRAITSLGLATRLFASGGGSDANVFNGLKVPTVNLAVGYEHIHTTKERIQADDIVKVASLVVAIVAESQKG from the coding sequence GTGATTTCACGAGACAGATTGATCAATGAATTCATGGAGCTTGTCCGGATTGACAGCGAAACGAGAAATGAGCGGCAGATAGCCGATGTACTCAAGGACAAGTTCAGCGCACTGGGCCTGACTGCAACCGAAGATGATTCAGAGGAGCGTACAGGACACGGGGCGGGTAATTTGTTCGTGACCTGGCCTGCGGACAGCGGTACTGCCGCTCCGAAGCTGCTCTTCACCTGCCATATGGACACCGTAGTTCCCGGCCAGAGCATCAAGCCTTCCCTGGGCGAAGACGGCTGGATTACGAGCGACGGCACCACCATTCTCGGAGCAGACGACAAAGCAGGGCTTGCCGCCTTGTTCGAAGCCATCCGGGTGATCCAGGAGCAGAAGCTGCCGCACGGGCAGATCCAGTTTGTCATTACGGCAGGCGAGGAATCCGGGCTGATGGGCGCGCGCGCCATGGACCCGTCTCATCTGGATGCAGACTTTGGCTTCGCGCTGGATTCCAACGGTGAGGTAGGAGCCATTGCAATTGCTGCACCGGCACAGGCACGGGTTACCATGCAGATCTTTGGCAAATCTGCACATGCCGGAGTTAATCCGGAGGATGGCATCAGTGCGATTCAAGTGGCGAGCAAAGCAATTTCCGCGATGAAGCTGGGCCGGATCGACAATGAAACGACAGCCAACATCGGCAAATTCGCCGGCGGCGGCCCGACTAATGTAGTCTGTGACCATGTGCAGCTGGATGCGGAAGCGCGCAGTATTGTGCAGGAGAAAGTAGAATTGCAGATTGCCTCCATGCGTGAAGCGCTGGAAACGACTGCCCGTGAGCATGGCGCGCAAAGCGAGTTCCGCAGCGAAATTATTTATCCGGCGTTCAGCTTTAATGAGCATGATCCGGTGGTTCAGCTGGCAGACCGGGCCATTACCTCCCTTGGGCTGGCTACACGGCTGTTCGCCTCCGGCGGCGGCAGTGATGCCAATGTGTTCAACGGCCTGAAGGTGCCTACAGTCAATCTGGCGGTTGGGTACGAGCATATCCACACTACTAAGGAACGGATCCAAGCAGACGATATTGTCAAGGTGGCCAGTCTGGTGGTAGCTATTGTAGCTGAGAGCCAAAAGGGCTGA
- a CDS encoding GNAT family N-acetyltransferase: MTNEEMLANVQSQLALDLNCSVDDLNSGRDSLVFVEAKENPGCRPFPRKERYFEILSMGQSIIVSATPERLQIARIMMQGNSRDAIFSLPFIRGLYLHFLPDIIRMQPVTPPGSFTFELIRREEVVRLFDAARFNEAVIYDPELPWQTDLAMLAMQDGEIAGVAGASQTCAKLWQIGIEVLPQYRNMGLAGYLVNRLTYEILECGGIPSYDVIASNIASQRVAHRLGYFPAWVSDWRCNFEGLE, translated from the coding sequence ATGACAAATGAAGAAATGCTGGCCAATGTGCAATCACAGCTTGCACTTGACCTGAATTGCTCAGTGGATGACCTGAACAGCGGCAGGGACAGCCTTGTTTTTGTTGAAGCCAAAGAAAATCCGGGATGCAGACCTTTTCCAAGGAAGGAACGTTATTTCGAAATCCTGTCTATGGGACAATCGATTATCGTTTCAGCTACACCAGAACGTTTGCAGATTGCCAGAATTATGATGCAGGGCAACAGCAGGGATGCTATTTTCTCCTTACCGTTTATCCGGGGACTTTACCTGCACTTCCTGCCCGATATCATAAGAATGCAGCCAGTTACACCGCCCGGTTCTTTCACTTTTGAACTGATTCGGCGTGAAGAGGTAGTCCGGTTGTTTGATGCCGCAAGATTCAATGAAGCTGTTATTTATGATCCGGAGCTTCCCTGGCAGACCGATCTCGCAATGCTTGCAATGCAGGACGGGGAAATTGCCGGTGTGGCCGGAGCAAGCCAAACCTGTGCAAAGCTGTGGCAGATTGGTATAGAAGTACTGCCGCAATATCGTAACATGGGATTAGCCGGTTATCTGGTGAACAGGCTGACTTATGAAATACTGGAGTGCGGCGGAATACCAAGCTATGACGTTATCGCCAGTAACATTGCTTCACAGCGGGTGGCGCACCGGCTGGGGTATTTTCCCGCCTGGGTGTCCGATTGGCGCTGCAATTTCGAAGGGCTAGAATAA